A genomic segment from Nitrospirota bacterium encodes:
- a CDS encoding type II toxin-antitoxin system Phd/YefM family antitoxin — protein MVKEIPITEARHELTSLPKRLAKAPATVAVTRRGKPVLAILPWALYESLVETLDILEDEDLMAALRQGVAEAEAGKSIPWEDAKRELKL, from the coding sequence GTGGTGAAAGAAATCCCCATCACTGAAGCTCGACACGAGTTAACGTCGCTGCCGAAACGGCTGGCGAAGGCACCCGCCACGGTTGCCGTTACGCGGCGAGGGAAGCCGGTTCTGGCGATTCTGCCCTGGGCCCTCTACGAATCCCTTGTTGAGACCTTGGACATTCTGGAGGACGAGGATCTGATGGCCGCGCTGCGGCAAGGGGTGGCCGAAGCCGAAGCTGGGAAGAGCATTCCTTGGGAGGACGCGAAGCGTGAGCTGAAACTGTGA
- a CDS encoding ankyrin repeat domain-containing protein: MKTMTLTSKVSLSALISGSLLLPLSGCVTPRPTGAQLVAAVTDGNIERVRTLLDHGADVEADDGYGRKPLNVASRQGQTDIVRLLLDHGAKVNERRSSTGDSGPPPLCDATSAGHVEVVRLLLDRGAQIRGESVCGNINTEVMSLLLDRGLNANQRDAFGSTLLMEASRSGNLEVAKVLLNRGADVNLKDSQAGIGGGWTPLHAAAAAGHLDVAALLLERGANVKAKNNGARTPLHLAVYYGKVRVVALLLEHGADPLESDREAKTPLMVAQEGGNTTLIRILQQAEAAYLAGVKSPAVGIEGVTPPSRPTGSLSDVDRLPPAKAVMRPHVYAVVIGIEQYREKLPKADFADRDARLMGDYLVKVLGYPEENVVVRLNEKAAKTDLEKYFEEWLRNNVEKDGSVFVYYSGHGAPNPRTGDAYLVPYDGDPNFVDSTGFPLKRLYAALDKLPAKDITVVLDSCFSGAGGRSVLAKGSRPMVISVENPVLAAGKVVVLAASSGSQISNTYLEQGHGLLTYFLLKGLQGEGDLDKDGAIELAELFEYVKPNVQRVARRQYNMEQTPQLLASPDLLKKGGGRLLERGSP, encoded by the coding sequence ATGAAGACGATGACCCTCACAAGCAAGGTATCCCTCAGCGCTCTCATCAGCGGTAGCCTACTGTTGCCTTTGAGCGGCTGTGTGACGCCCAGGCCAACCGGCGCGCAGTTGGTCGCGGCTGTCACAGACGGAAATATCGAGCGCGTGCGCACGTTGCTAGATCACGGGGCGGATGTCGAGGCAGATGATGGGTATGGCCGTAAACCCTTGAATGTGGCGAGTCGTCAAGGCCAAACAGACATAGTGCGGCTTCTGTTGGACCACGGGGCAAAGGTCAATGAGAGGCGCTCGAGCACGGGGGACTCCGGTCCTCCGCCGCTGTGCGATGCAACGAGTGCGGGTCATGTGGAAGTGGTCAGACTCTTGCTTGACAGGGGGGCTCAAATACGAGGTGAGTCGGTGTGCGGAAATATAAATACTGAGGTGATGAGCCTATTGCTTGACCGGGGTCTCAATGCGAATCAAAGGGACGCGTTTGGCTCGACGTTGTTAATGGAAGCATCGAGAAGCGGGAACCTTGAGGTTGCGAAAGTCTTGCTGAACCGCGGCGCAGATGTAAACCTGAAAGATAGTCAAGCGGGTATCGGAGGAGGTTGGACACCGTTGCACGCGGCTGCCGCGGCCGGGCATCTTGATGTGGCCGCTCTCTTACTGGAGCGCGGTGCTAATGTGAAGGCCAAGAATAACGGTGCGAGAACTCCCTTGCACCTTGCGGTGTATTACGGCAAGGTGCGTGTGGTGGCGCTTCTGCTCGAACACGGAGCGGATCCCCTTGAATCGGACCGTGAGGCAAAGACTCCGCTGATGGTGGCGCAGGAGGGGGGCAACACCACGCTCATTCGGATTCTCCAGCAGGCAGAGGCTGCATATTTAGCAGGAGTAAAGTCTCCTGCAGTTGGTATCGAAGGCGTCACCCCACCGTCCCGGCCGACGGGTTCCCTCAGTGATGTAGATCGGCTCCCGCCTGCGAAGGCCGTAATGAGACCACACGTCTATGCCGTGGTCATAGGCATCGAGCAGTACCGCGAGAAGCTTCCCAAGGCGGACTTCGCCGACCGTGACGCCAGGTTAATGGGTGACTATCTGGTAAAGGTGTTGGGTTATCCGGAGGAGAATGTCGTCGTCCGGCTCAACGAGAAGGCGGCCAAGACCGATCTGGAAAAGTATTTCGAGGAGTGGCTGCGGAACAACGTGGAGAAAGACGGGTCGGTCTTTGTCTACTACTCCGGACATGGGGCGCCCAACCCCAGGACCGGCGACGCCTACTTGGTGCCCTACGACGGGGACCCTAACTTTGTGGACTCAACCGGCTTTCCCCTCAAGCGGCTCTACGCGGCGCTGGACAAGCTGCCGGCCAAAGACATCACGGTAGTGCTGGACTCCTGCTTCTCCGGAGCCGGAGGGCGTTCGGTGCTTGCCAAGGGCTCCCGGCCCATGGTCATTTCCGTTGAGAACCCGGTGCTAGCCGCCGGCAAGGTCGTCGTCTTGGCGGCGAGCTCCGGCTCCCAGATCTCTAACACCTATCTGGAGCAGGGGCATGGGCTGCTTACCTATTTTTTGCTCAAGGGTCTGCAGGGTGAGGGCGATCTGGACAAGGATGGCGCAATCGAGCTTGCGGAGCTGTTCGAATATGTGAAGCCGAACGTGCAGCGGGTGGCGCGAAGGCAATACAACATGGAGCAGACGCCGCAGCTGCTGGCAAGCCCTGATCTGCTCAAGAAAGGCGGTGGGCGCCTCCTTGAGCGCGGAAGTCCGTGA
- a CDS encoding type II toxin-antitoxin system RelE/ParE family toxin, whose protein sequence is MSYRIEVTPSALAMLRAVPDRRIQEKLRESIDRLVEEPDKQGKALTGDLIRYRSLRAVGQRYRVVYQIHAETNTVEVLAMGIRKEGSKKDIYTLAKKLLRLRSLLR, encoded by the coding sequence GTGAGCTATCGGATCGAGGTCACTCCCTCGGCCCTTGCCATGCTCAGGGCGGTGCCGGACCGCCGTATCCAGGAAAAGCTTCGAGAGAGCATTGATCGGTTGGTCGAGGAACCGGATAAACAGGGCAAGGCCCTCACGGGCGATTTGATCCGGTATCGAAGCCTCCGCGCGGTCGGACAGCGCTACCGGGTTGTCTATCAGATCCACGCAGAGACGAACACGGTTGAAGTGCTCGCGATGGGCATCCGAAAGGAAGGGAGCAAGAAAGACATTTACACCTTAGCGAAAAAACTGCTCCGCCTTCGCTCCCTCCTTCGGTAA